ggtatgtgagtagaaaacaAAAGGCTGAGCACCAGTTCTCCAGATCATCAAAAATCaatctgcttgaggaactcagcgggaTAACCAGAATGTGGGGATGGAAAAGGATTTATCATGGCTTCATGTTTATATCATCCAAATGTACGggaacaacccgacgaaacagcgttctccagtccttggtgcaaaaacatgcagacacacacccagacacaacacacatgtaGACAAATTACACTACGAAGTACGTATCTAcacatattaaaaataaataaatattgttaaagaaATAGTAGAGTCTCATAGGGTTTGTAACAGCGTTCTCATtgcccgtaggaagaagctgttcctcagcctggtggtgctggctctaatgcatatctcttccccgacaggagcagctgaaagatgctgtgtgctgggtggaaggggttctcgatgattttgcacactctcttcagacaacggtcctggtagatcacgtcaatgaagGTTGGAGGGAGactgcagtgatcctctctgctgttcaGTGGATTAACCTCCAATGAGGGCCTTGACATGATACATCGACagttccttccccacccccccacccccactacagatgctgctcaatccaGAGTCCCTCCGGCAGACTGTTCCATGCTCCAGTTCTAgcctctgcagtctcttgtatatCCATATTATCACGCTGTGAATCTGAATGTTAGTGCAGAAACTGTTAAAGCATGGCATTCAATATTTGCTCACGTCTCAGGGATTAGCCTTCAGCTCACCACCATCTGATTGGAGGCAAACAGGCTGGTGTGTATTCGGAGAATTCATTTCAGCCTGCCTTTATCCAGGTTCCAGCTTTCCAGCTCCTGTACTGCTGGGATCTCACGGCAGGCGTGAGGTAAATGCGCCAGATTCACTGAGGCTCTCCCGCACCCTGTCCCAATAGGAAATGCCAGGATTACACTGACCCAGATATCACACAGTGTGAACAGCAGGTTCTGGAAGATGTAGAAATacggttctcaaccttgttctttccactcacatcccacttttaagcaatccctgtgccataagtgctctgtgattagtaagggattgcttaaggtgggatgtgagtgggaagaacaaggttgagaaccactgaagaaATATGGTTCAGACATCACGAATAAACGATTGAGCTCAAACTATAGAAGAACGTGCGTAAAAGGGAGCAGCAATTTAAACTACTGGTGCTCAATTGCATGAAGGTATTTTCTGGGCGAGGTGCTTACATTTATTTTACACGTACAAGCTCTGTCAGAACAAACATTTCCCCAGGTCACTTTTGCTTTTGTGGCTGTTCCCTCATCCTTGATACCTCTGCCattggcagtggttctcaaccattctctctccactcacataccaccttaaggaatccattCCGAAGTATCTCCCTAACTTCTGGGAGTGGCCTTTCTCACAGGAAtggccaaaactccaaatatccgtaATCACACCGCGGGTTTAGACAGAATACCGGAAATGCGGTATTAAAAGAGGCCAgacgtcctattcattagcccgctGTTCATGGATCGGCTGCAGCTCAGTTTAGACCACATGCGATCCATGAAAATAACTAGGAGTCGAGGAGGCAAAATGTCAGAACAGGAAAGCGTCCTTATTCCCAttccgatctttttacacagcCTGTGATCCGgtaaattgggaataatttcctcgAACCCGATGGatgtgtaaaaaacataccttACTAACCCAGAGAACCTATGACGTCCTATGCCATAGattctttgtgattagtaagggattacttacggtGGTTCATGAGTggaaaaaccactgttctaaatctTCATGTCTTTTAGGAAGGGTGGCACCTAGATTCCAGTTGTAGCTGAACCAGTGAGACttcctttaaattttaaatgtttatttttaaaaaaaaattagacatacagcaaggtaacaagtCCTTCCGGCCCAAGAGCccttgctacccaattaacctacattgctACCAACACCCAGTTACCTTGAACCCCTGTACGGTTTTGGAGAGGGTTAGGAAACTTGGGAAAAAACCCTCAGAATGTTTCTCCCGAGCTGTCCTGCCATTTTCAATGAACTATGTGCTCACAATCCCAGATCTCTCTCCGGTGATGCACCTCTTGCTCTCTGAATGTAATATGAGAacacaagaaacaggagcaggagttaccatctggcctgttgagttgctccatcattcaaagatcatgactgatctggcccTGTACTCAGCTCTGCTTAGCTGCCTGTTCCCATAACTCTCTTATTATTAAAAATCCATCTGTGTgttaagtacagtaaaaccctggtatcggcacttatggggattgacagatgtcggataagtgtattttctggttgcttgagacttacaatgcctaactaatgcacctgccCTCAGAATAAActgcttaaaagacaaaaatactacactgtacttacactgaacaaacttcacttgcatgaatatataaatcttaaaacattttacttgatcttcagacacattctttgaaaacatttaactgtttctgtatctgcaggttcctccccctccacggagccacctgaaagatgagCAATAAGGTTTCAGATAattacacccccctcccccaagataaagcctctgaccaggggcGACTCTGACTAAGCAGgggtaaggagacactttaatagAGTCGGCCCaacggcgagtggcatcaaccagctcttcatcccagACGaccccattgctgtttcacacaactttattcaaacagcttctaCAAACaaagctgaatatttgctccaatcTTCACCAAAGTATGTGTtagttcagagaacatttataattttaaatgtgtatttttttcatttatttattttaattttaaaattctatttttttgccggttgcttgaagtccagataccaggggttttattgtacttttAATCAGGCATCTCTACCTTCTTCAACGTAACATCACATTTCTATGCATTAGGTTTCACTTTTCACTTTTACTACCCGTCTCTGTCTATTTGAAATCTATTATGATCCTCCTCGCAGCTGAGAGAAGGTTGGAGGTTCATTTGGCCACTGGCGCCTGTTTCACAATTAATTCTTATCTTTGCCCAAATACCATCTCTATCTGCTTTGTCCATGTCCTTTAGTAAATGCTCAACCAGCAGAAACTGTTAAACCTTGTCTCTCAATGTCAGGCAGAAACTCTCTTGAGGTGGAGATGGTAGTCAGCTTTAAGTTCCTAGGGGCAAAGATCTACAGTGACCTATGTCAATGCAATGGCCAAAACAAGTGCCCCAGGGCCTCTCCTTCCCCAGAAGCTTGAgtaaatttggcatgtcaccagcatCCCTTAAAATCTGCTACAGCTGCACCACTGGaagtatcctgtcagggtgcatcattgcctggttcgGGACTGCAAGGAACTGCGGAATTGTGATCATAGCCCACACCACCACAcaaaccccaccccctccactccaTCAACTCTCTGCGTAACTCCGGTtgccttgggaaagcagccaacgTAGCAGTTAGCGTGACGCTGTGACAGAACCAGTGACGcgggttcgaatccaacactgactttaaggagtttgaatgttctccccatgtctgtgtgggtttcctataGGGGTTCGCTTTCCTCCCatggtcggggtgggggggtgggggaaggaggttgtaggttaattggggtatttgtgcaccacgggctcatgggccagaagggcctgttactgtgctgtatctctaaattgaaTTTAAGTTTAACATTGATCCAGAGGAACAATCCTATTTGCCTTCTCCTTATCTATTCAGGGCAGTGGCTGCACCAGATGGATCTCCATCAGTGCTGGTCTCCATATTAAGAAAGTGCAAAGAACAATGGCTGCAGCCACCAGGAGCTCGTTACTCTCAGAAAACAAATTATGAAAGTATTTACCAAGATCCGTACGTTTCCCcgcatccaaaatgcttgggaccagacagTTATCGGAGCAATGGCTCGTCAGCCGAATACTTGTATCAGCAGTTAAACAACAGCAAGTTTTTCGAGCATGAAGTAATGTTTAATACGTACCAAAAACCAACTTGCCTACAAAAATAAGATACATGAAGCACCACACACTAGAAATTCTCCCCGATGGCTTATTCAaaaatgtttcctccagtgtaACACCGCGAAGAAGTCCAGTTTTTGGTCAGAACTTCGGATACAGGGAAAAACATTTTACCAAGGGAGTTATGAAGATGTGTGGCTCAAATGCATTTCAGTGAAGGCCTGTAAATACAGTAGagtccccattatctggaattcaatcaactggaaactcaaacaaccagcaaaaaaacaaGATTTGAGGAAATAAATATATACGttcaaaataaatatgatttcaaATAGAAGTTTAATTaagagtttaaaattgtaaaagtaagtgtTCTCCGAAGCAGCACCCAAACCCTAGggaacaaacattcagccagcgaagCGCCCTGGCTTTGCCCCGCCCacggcagctgtttgaataaagttgtgcttgaataaaatggacgAAGAGCCGGCCGATGCCGCTCTCCACtgggggcgactctcccaaaccGTCTCCCTgtccctgcctggtaagagtctttatctttattagtatattagtcAACCTTTATccgtaaacttgggggggggggttaattacgCAGAGGCACGATTAGCACAgtggttacagcgccagtgtcccgggtttaaatttaaattttgtaaattacaggaattGCCTGATTAAGGAcgactttacataattaaaggctACGGTGCTGATGTTTTTCCCCCAAATTGCTTTAAATTTTGCActgacttttgtcttttaaatggggTATTCTTAATGCGGGTATATTAGTtgcaagagtgagtctcagtcaaccagaaaatttgcatatctggcatccaaaatccccataggtgccagataatggggattctactgtatcTCAGAATGATGTGCCGAAGGCTTTAGAATAAGCCTTCTCAATCTACTTTCCAAAGTAGGACTCCACTGAGCTCGGGGTTCTAGATGGGCTGTATCCTCTCCGTCCATCAGAGCGTTTTCAACAGGATGCCCTGGTCGGCTTCAGTGAGCCACACTCGGACGGCTTGTAGTTTCCAAACCACTTGCTCAGATGAAGAAGGGTGAGAGCATAATGACAGAGACTGGCCTGCTTTTAAACTCTGAACACTTGGCAGTTAATCTAAATGTACATCCTTGAATGCTCCAGCAAGCATACCCAGCAGCACTCTAATGTACTGATCAATCGAACAGCTTTGATTTCAGAATGCATCCAGCTTATTAGAAGTATTCTAATTCATTTTTCTATTCCTGAGGATTTTTACTGCCGCCGCACACTTAAGAAAAAGACATACACTTGGAGGTTTACAACTAAGGCAGCAGTCTCCAGAGGTGCAGCCTTCTCAGTGGTTAAACAAATTGGATACGCTGCGCAAGTGGGATTCTGCCCCGGAGCTGTAATCATCCACCAAACCCTTCCCTTACACGGAGCTGGTTCTGCCTCTTCTCAAATTATTAGTTCATTCACATTATCTTTTATCAGCGTTATGGATGGTTTTAAATTATTAGCAGATTCCACTCTGGATGAGACCGCTGACTGATGTATGTGGGGAATGAAAGTCTTTATCTCCAACCAAATATAGGGCTTGAAACTTCATATATTATTTGCACCGCAAAAGGATGGTTAATTATCCTGGCATCAAAATGAAACAGGTTCATTCAGCTTGAGCTGAGAAACAATGATCCACAACTCTTCATCAGAgagaaaaggagggagggagaaagagaggggtagagagagagagagagagagagagagagagagaggggaaagagagagtgagaaggggagagagagagaaaagtggagagaaagggagagagaggagatggggagagaggagataagggggagagagagaggggggagagaaggggagaaagaaggtgaagagagagagtgagaggggaagagaacatgaaaagggagcggggaaagagatgggagagagggggagggggaaggggagagcggggagaggtggaggggagagggagggggagggggagtgaaggggaaGCTGAGAGAGAGGAATTGGCTGTCCGTAGAGTGGGATAAAGAGGGAGAAGACAGGATGCTGAGTGATGAAGAGGAGGTTGaagtgagaggggaaggagagggagaggtacAGGGTATGAGAAAATAGGAGGCCAGGGAGAGGACAAAGAGTAAGGTGAGACGTCTGGGTAAAGCTTGGGTATGTGGGAGGGCCAGGATAGGGAGTCATAGTCATAAAGGCActgtacagaaacaggctcttgggCCCATCAGATGAATGCTGACTATCAAAGCACACATTTGCACTAATCCCTTCCAACACCTTCCCACACATGTGGCAATTTCCAAAGGCCAATAAGCCTATCCCAGTTTGCCCACctttgggacgtgggaggaaCCCAGGTATTTGAGGGGAGACCATGCAAACTCTTTGCAGATAGCGCCTGAGCTCAGGTTAGCACCCAGATTGTTGGAAGTGTCCCCGTTTTGCCCTTATTTTTCTCTCCAAGAGGTGGACGGAGAGATGGTATGGAGGAAGAATGAAGATGAAACTGAGGGGTAGGTttggagataaagaaaggatggtGAGCATGGGTAAAGGAGGGGCGATGTGAGGGGGAGGAATGAGTGGGGAGGGTCAACAGTTTGTTTCCTGCATGTCAACATctcggaggatctgtcctggagccaccaCATAGTAGCCTCATCAGCGGCCATACTTTCTGATAAATCTGAGCAGATGTCACTGAAGACCCtgagaaacttctacaggtgtaccgcagagagcactctggctggttgcatcactgtctggtacggaggtgccaatgcattgGACAAGaaaaaaccccagagggttgttaactcggcctgcgacatcacggaaaccagacttcattccactgaagacatctaaaTGGGggggggtcttaaaaaagcagcccctatcgtcaagaacctccaccacccaggccatgccctcttcactctgccaccaccgGGGaaaaggtggtttatagaaatcattgccctgtgatgctgccgccaAATATTCGGGACTTCAtcgtgacaataaaatctgattttgAACAATTGAGAGAAGAGTTGATAGAGACTTAGGAGAGACTGCGATATGGTCTGTGAGTGCGTGAGGGGAATTATAGGGAGGAATGTGTTAAAGGCTTGGGTAGAGGTGAGGGGCAACCCACACTGCGTAGCAGGATTAATTGgatgagggaggggagagtgaggaaggGGAGTAGGAAGAGGCCAAGAATATCGTGAGGTAAGTAGGAAATATGTGAAGTCAGAGGGAAGGTGGGTGGAGGAAAAtggcggcacggttggcacaatgcaatggggtttgaatcctgtaaggagtttgcatgttctccccgtgtctgcgcgggtttcctccgggtactctgctttcctcccagccttcaaaatgaCCTGGGGGTGCtgaaggtcaattggatgtaactgGGCTCGTgggacgaaagggcctgttaccaagctgactttttttttaaaaattacaatttagATTTACATGAGGAAAAGTGGGTAGAGATACATAAGGTGAGGAGGGCCATAAGAAAAGGGGAGAGGGCATCGCACAGATAAGTAGAAGGTTGTAGAGGAATGGCAAGAAAACAGGGAGATGCAATGGGGAGTATTGAACTGGGAGTGAGgggatgggaaaaggatattttttctctctatattgcccAGTCAGTTGTTTACTTGTGTACGCGTTTTTTTTGGGCACTGccagtaagtggtcattctgcatcgcccgcaggaaaaagaatctcagagttgtatgtgatgtcatgtatgtactctgacattaaatcaatTTGATCAGATTTACTAATTCAGCCCTCTACATTAGTCAGGTCtagttttattgtcatctgattgtataagtacaacccgatgaaacagcgttctccggtcctcgatgcaaaacacgcagacacacaaccagatacaacacacacacagaccaacAATACATACGCAAGACAAGTACTTCATCTATAGACGTAACTAAATAACTATTGTTTCATGACTATGAgcttctcagatggttagtgtgcacagttcctttggtcgttcactgcccgtgggaagaaactgttcctcagcccggtGGTGCTGAAACACATGCGGACAGACACGGTCCAATAATGTTTCTTCATGTGTAAACCCAGTGGCTAAAAACTCAAATGCAAAATCCTACAGAAACTAGCGTGCTATTCCTCTACACAAGTTGGCCACGAAGCAAGGCATAACCTTCTGGAAAGGGTGAACAAGGAGGCAGCAGCACAAGGCACCATCACAGCCTCCCATCCCCGAGGGCTACCGTCATGGGAAGGGGCTAAaccaggggtctccaaagtggtcgatgggTCAATCTAAGGAATCGATAAatgactggggggaggggggtgtcctTTAACAGCGGAGggggtcaattgaacttttgtGGTGGAAATGCAGGGGCGAGTCTACGGAAAATGGCAGGGCAGCCAACCTCTTGCGAGActgggccttggtggccgccatgttgtatttggcttcggcctCTTAATAAGTAGAGAGCGAAAGAGTTATGCTGCCACTGCCACACCCCCTCGCCTGGTCCAGCAGCACCATCCCCCCAGTACAGTTCCCCAACCCccccaaggattccattccttgaGGTCTGTGAGAGATCAAGGATATCATGAAGGTTTTGGGGACCCCTGGGCTAAGCCAAGGTCACCGCGAGCACGAAGGAGGGTTGCAGACCAGCTCAATGATGCAGGGTGGGTCAGGTTGAATGGAAAAAAGGATGAGAAGCACGGCCAGGGTAgggtgggagagggaagagaggtgCAGATTGACTGTGGTCCCTTTGCGAAGTGGCAAGCTGAATAATTCAGCAAGGTCTGCTCCCTCTGTAATTAATGGTCCATCTGCCAACAAGATAAAGCTCGCGCAAAGAGACAGGCTGATCTGAGAGCTCTGAAAATTGACCTGCGTGACCTCTGCTCCGTGCTGTTCCCAGCATGTAATCAGGCTGGCCCAAGCCAAGCTGAGCattgaaagaaagaagagaaacacaaaagtctggagacgctgtgattgtagtatgaacacacagaaatgctggtagaactcagccagtctcgcagagtccataggaggcaaagatatatctttacctcttagtaaaaaacacaatgctggagaccctcagcaggtcaaacagaggactttatagagcaaagatacataaccgacgtttcgggcttgagcccttcgggGCTCAGATTTATCAGAAAGTATGGCAGCAAACattgggaggggggatggctctgtgaatggagagagaaggtggaggaaaggagatagaaggatggggaagggagggagagcggggagtggtccagcagaaaccggagaagtcgatgttaatgccgtccacctggagagtgcccagacggaaaatcaagaGCTTTCTCTGGTACAATGAGGCCATGGACATGCAtgcaaattgaaatggttggacatTGAGagatcctatggatgctgtgagaccggctgggtTCCCCAGCATTTCTGTTATTACAGTGAAAGAAGAATGCTGGCAACAACTTCCTCTGCTGTAGAACAATTCGCTATAGAAGTGGTCGCTTTTTAAAACCTCTGCCTGGACTTCATTCTCAGAACTGAAAATCGCATTAGCTGTTTGCAACATCAACTCTGAACCacactgcatttttaaaatgctgCCTGGATGATCTAAGATCACATCTAATCCAGATGTATCAGAGCAGGAAGAACAATATTGCTGCAGGCTCTGTCCATTTTAGACTAAGTTTGCACGTAAAAAGAATCTGCATGTATTGTGAACTTGTGTGGACAAATGGGCCGTGAGCTACCATTGAATCACAGCAGGGAAGTCAGTAGTTGAATGTGATCGGTGCAGAGCTGGCAGACGGCAGGAAGACCATTAaagggagtaaaacacgaaagtctgcagacactggggatgaataaaaacacaacgctggggaAACGCAGTGGACTTTAAAGAGcaaagggcttgagcccttcatcaaggtattagcaaaatgtaggcagccacccaaacaaaatggtgggtgagtggggagaggcaGGGGGTAACAGGTGGATCAGGGTGGGTGGGCACACGAGCAAACGGGGGATGGCtccgtgaatggagagggaagggggcggagagctggaggaagacagaggaagtgggaagggagggggaatggagaggggactaaaagaaaccagagaagtcgacgtaaatgccatatggttggagagtggcccagacagaaaatcaagtgttgttcttcCATTTTAGGGTTGGTTATATAGtacatggacagacacatcagcgCGGGAGGGGGCTTGGCCCCTGGGAGGTCTCTGCTACTGTAAAGGTGCTcgacgaagcaatctcccagtctgcgtccagtctctctgatgtagagaaggccacaatggaagCACCAGAATCAGTAGATAACTCCAGCGGACACACAAGTGTAACAAGAAAGTTGGTACCCCATTCCTGACCCTTATCCCCTCTTCTTTTGTTCCATCTCTGGCAAGGATCATGCTTATTCTAAGCCCTGTCTCACACTCCAACGGAGTGTCTTTGATGAAAAATGTTATCCAGGTTTCCCCTCCATCAAGTCTGTAGTCAAAACATGCTGAAGGAGGAACTCTCTCCAGATGCTGACTGACATGTTGAGCAGACCCAGCTTCTCACTTTCctttagctcagtggttctcaaccattcccccactcataccactttaagtaatccctgtgccatagcctgagctcaccaaaaatggcaacaaggaggtaCTGGAcccaccccatgaggtgcctTGAGAAGGGCTCTGGTGATCTCTGGCAGCACTACAACCCTGGGTATGTGAATGGAACAAAaaggtttgaaaagcactgttttaatcatccctaatggactggttatgtgcacggtttccaaaggaaatggacctatgacaatttttctcaagcaaaatatttcagtaacaattgggtctagagcagtggttctcaaccttcccttcccaccttcaccaatcccttactaatcacagagcaccgattacTTAAAAGTGGGTTGGGAAAAAAGGATGCGAACCACTGGATTAGCTCGTTAGGGAACGGTATTGGCTCAATGCTGATCCCCAACCGGCAGTCAACCATCACCTTTCACGGAAGGGATATCTGCACCCCATGCAAAATTGTTCACAACTTGGGGcgaacaacaaaaaaaagattcCTGACTTTCTCCTCACACATAACCAACGTtacaggcttgagtccttcatcaagatatggaaaaatgcagatggGCGAATGGGCGCCTGCCTgcattttcctcataccttgatgaagggctcatacataagaaattggagcattCATGGAGATGCAAAGGAAGTTTGCAAGGATCTGGGCAGGACTGGAGAAACACGAGAACATAAGATATAGGATCAGGAGtcggcccgtcgagcctcctCTGCCCATTCAACGGCTGATCTGACGACAGGCTCGCCTCCAGcactctgccttttccccatatccctttattcccctactatgcttcaatgggcagcaaattcccgATTCACCGGCCTCTGcgaaaaagcaattcctcctcatctccgtcctaaatctactcccctggatcctgAGGCTCTGTCCTATAGACTCCCCCATCAATGGAAATGAGTTACCGATCTTATATGATTCAGTAAgatgccctctcattcttctaaattctgacAAGTCCAAACTCAAGCCTataatgttgattatgtatctttatcttgactgtaagaggtacaaggactgcctaaagaaagctcttggtgcctgccacattgaccatcgccagtgggctgatctcgcctccaaccatgcatcttggcgcctcacagttcggcgggcaggaacctcctttgaagaagatcgcagagcccacctcactgacaaaaggcaaaggaggaaaaacccaacacccaaccccaagcaaccaattttcccctgcaaccgctgcaatcgtgtctgcctgtcccgcatcagacatgtcagccacaaacgagcctgcagctgacgtggactttttaccccctccataaatcttcgtccgcaaagccaagccaaagaaaaagaggaagaggtgCTTCGGCAATTCAGTctgtcttgcagcaggcaaagaGGAATTTCATGTCATACGACTCTGGTTTATCACTACGGTAATACATTGAATCTTGAAGTGCACCGtttggacctgctgagcttctcccgcAACTTCAATCACTGCGTCCCGTGtttgaccccccccctccctccatatcTGTCAACAGCAACCAACTGGGAGCCAATCAGCCCTCCAATACCCCTCCTTCCCCTGGTCAGAGGATGGGGGAACAGGAGGAATATTTCAGTGAGGAGTTAAAAACTCTCACCGGTGGCAATAGGCTGGTTCTTGTTTGCTTCAAAGGGGATCAAGACTTGGATTCAAGATGACCTGCACCCCTATTTCATAGGAAACCTTTGTCCACCCGTTCCCCCCGCCACCCCTCCCCATGCAATAAATCGCAGCCTCACCAGCTGGGAATCAGAAAGTCCGAGTGGAAGATGCGAAGAGAGGGTTTGGAGCCATCTGCCCTGCAAACCGAGGAAGGAAACTTCTAAATAACTATTTGTATTTCGCGTCCAGAAACAGAGGAGGAGGTTCGCGGAGCTGACAGGCGCGGATCCATCTCCGGCTGGATCGAAGGTGCATTGGGGTTTGATTTTaaaactcttcccccccccctgttCTTTTTAATTGCAGGGTGCCCCCCACTTGTGTGCGGGGAGCCGGGTGCACGGCTTTGTTCAGCGGAGAGGCGGAGCGGGGATGCGGCCGCGACCACCCCCGCCGCCCGACCCGGGCGGAACAATATATTTCGAATTAATCGCAATATAGAAACTAATTAATTTTAGCCCGAACGCGCCACCATATCgggcggcggggagggggggagccctgcggcgcgcacacacacacacacacacaatggagCCGAGCCGGATCGGCGCCCGGGCACCGCGGAGCGCGGTACCGGCTCCCTCCctaccccacctccctctcccatcactcctctcctccccacccggACCCCGCGAGGGGCACGCGATTACCTGGGCAACGGGAGGCGGA
This genomic window from Narcine bancroftii isolate sNarBan1 chromosome 3, sNarBan1.hap1, whole genome shotgun sequence contains:
- the LOC138756801 gene encoding uncharacterized protein; its protein translation is MLMPSTWRVPRRKIKSFLWVGYIVHGQTHQRGRGLGPWEVSATVKVLDEAISQSASSLSDVEKATMEAPESVDNSSGHTSVTRNLSSPKMATRRYWTHPMRCLEKGSGDLWQHYNPGLCPIDSPINGNELPILYDSPERATISGGGEGGSPAARTHTHTHNGAEPDRRPGTAERGTGSLPTPPPSPITPLLPTRTPRGARDYLGNGRRTPLRRNLKEGCGRYGEGAEIYQDVAWIGKYVSRGKMLTDLLSVSSICPNCWIWRSLEKDTFADYRKMLRPQCEFKSYARDNYVGRWERPAGILSLDQSRLMGDLTEILIDSPK